From the genome of Streptomyces sp. V1I1, one region includes:
- a CDS encoding alpha/beta fold hydrolase — translation MVTGLGPQTSDRSRLRSVSEDDVQLRHYVVHGYRRAYRIAGEGPAVLLVHGIGDSSATWVDLIPGLARRYTVIAPDLLGHGASDKPRADYSVAAYANGMRDLLGVLGIDRATLVGHSLGGGVAMQFAYQFPERTERLVLVSAGGVGREVNPVLRAVSLPGADLLLSALNLPGMRQGTGLFAELIRMLDTDLGQDAPELLNLVDALPDATSRSAFIRTLRAVVDWRGQVVTMLDRCYLAQGMPTMLLWGSRDSVVPVEHAHGAHAAMPGSRLEIFEGAGHFPFHADPARFLALVEDFIETTRPADWSTERWRELLRAGRVVEDELQLASERSAT, via the coding sequence ATGGTCACCGGCCTCGGACCGCAGACATCGGACCGCAGCAGGCTGCGGTCCGTCAGCGAAGACGATGTGCAGCTGCGCCACTATGTGGTGCACGGCTACCGGCGCGCATACCGGATCGCCGGCGAAGGTCCGGCCGTCCTCCTCGTCCACGGCATAGGAGACTCCTCCGCCACCTGGGTGGACCTGATCCCCGGGCTGGCCCGTCGCTACACCGTCATCGCACCCGACCTCCTGGGCCACGGCGCCTCGGACAAGCCGCGTGCGGACTACTCGGTTGCGGCCTACGCGAACGGCATGCGGGACCTGCTCGGAGTGCTGGGCATCGACCGGGCCACCCTCGTCGGCCATTCGCTCGGCGGGGGAGTGGCCATGCAGTTCGCGTACCAGTTCCCCGAGCGCACCGAACGACTGGTCCTCGTCAGCGCGGGCGGCGTCGGCCGCGAGGTCAATCCCGTCCTCAGGGCGGTCTCCCTGCCGGGCGCCGACCTGCTGCTCTCGGCGCTGAACCTGCCGGGGATGCGGCAGGGGACCGGCCTGTTCGCCGAGCTGATCAGGATGCTGGACACCGACCTCGGGCAGGACGCGCCCGAGCTGCTCAACCTCGTGGACGCACTGCCGGACGCTACCTCGCGCAGCGCCTTCATACGCACACTGCGGGCCGTCGTCGACTGGCGGGGCCAGGTGGTGACCATGCTCGACCGCTGCTATCTGGCGCAGGGGATGCCGACGATGCTGCTGTGGGGATCGCGCGACAGCGTGGTGCCGGTTGAGCACGCGCACGGCGCGCATGCGGCAATGCCCGGAAGCCGATTGGAGATCTTCGAGGGCGCGGGCCACTTTCCCTTCCACGCCGATCCGGCGCGCTTTCTGGCGCTGGTCGAGGACTTCATCGAGACGACCCGCCCCGCCGACTGGAGTACGGAGCGCTGGCGGGAGCTGCTGCGGGCCGGACGCGTTGTCGAGGACGAGCTGCAACTGGCGAGCGAGCGCAGCGCGACCTGA
- a CDS encoding class F sortase, with protein MHTFKHRSSWFTVASVLLLGLFLLRNGSTEAAGGPPQPGSAVGARHSAADPLPPAPDALPHSPPRRIAIPSVRLDAPLTEVGLDGDGRIDAPPLEKSNLAGWYKGAAGPGERGTSVIVGHVDNKAGPAVFYSLGALEQGSRIEILRGDGRTAVFAVYGIETYAKKNFPAALVYQDTREPELRLITCGGGYTKKTGYDGNVVAFARLVEVR; from the coding sequence ATGCACACGTTCAAGCACCGCAGCTCGTGGTTCACGGTCGCCTCTGTCCTGCTGCTCGGGCTGTTCCTCCTGCGCAACGGATCCACCGAGGCGGCCGGCGGCCCGCCCCAGCCCGGCTCCGCCGTCGGGGCCCGCCACAGCGCGGCCGACCCGCTGCCACCCGCGCCCGATGCGCTCCCCCACTCCCCGCCACGGCGGATCGCCATTCCGTCCGTCCGGCTCGACGCCCCGCTCACCGAGGTCGGCCTCGACGGCGACGGCCGGATCGATGCGCCGCCGCTGGAGAAGAGCAATCTCGCCGGCTGGTACAAAGGCGCGGCCGGCCCCGGCGAGCGGGGCACGTCCGTCATCGTCGGCCATGTCGACAACAAGGCGGGCCCGGCCGTCTTCTACTCACTCGGCGCACTGGAGCAGGGCAGTCGCATCGAGATCCTGCGCGGGGACGGCCGTACGGCAGTGTTCGCCGTGTACGGCATCGAGACTTACGCCAAGAAGAATTTCCCGGCCGCCCTCGTCTACCAGGACACCCGGGAGCCCGAGTTGCGCCTGATCACCTGCGGCGGCGGCTACACGAAGAAGACCGGTTACGACGGGAACGTCGTGGCGTTCGCCCGCCTTGTCGAGGTGCGGTGA